A stretch of the Actinoalloteichus fjordicus genome encodes the following:
- a CDS encoding S8 family peptidase produces MRHRKVPAVVLGLALSSSLAAGAVQAGAEETTGERGTGASPIANAESEILTLITGDRLRVAKMSDGRPSVTVLPGAGRSNVPFHRISEGDALSVIPADAFGLVQSGRLDERLFDVTGLLEQGFGDAGPLPLIVSYESGVDRPLADPLSAVGAEVVRELPSVGGVVVETESGSAAEVWEVLGAEQTTFAGGVDRVWLNGRAEVFDEESNAQIGAPEAWEAGYSGAGATVAVLDSGYDAEHPDLQGVVVEAEDFTGNPDGPHDGNGHGTHVAATVAGTGAASDGAHRGVAPDASLIVGKVCDDYGYCTDDAVIAGMEWAAEQGVAAANLSLGSGPSDGTDPLSVAVNTLTEQSGTLYVIAAGNFGAEESVSSPAAADAALAVASVTKTDELSDFSSRGPRFGDKAIKPDIAAPGSDIISARAGGTTDNDPYTSLSGTSMASPHVAGAAAVLAAQHPEWQADELKAALTGSSVPLDGIGVTGQGSGRLDLAAAVSAEVLASPSSLSLGAFPYPHDQEPATRELTYTNTGTEDAVFDLTFDAAGADGTPAPDGLFSLSAEQITVPAGGETTVELTVDPSANAQLGFLSGSVLATSTDGDTTVSTAAGAFLEPESYDLSIEATTQSGTPAEFPAIAAVNRETGDSTMIDPGAEGNITARLPAGLYDVIAHLGEYAEEDGEVIGGSMTAVAELGIDLTSDTSISLDGTQAVPVVVETERETVTERSVTELFVGRTGIGSMVGDVQVDQFAVPSGDPGDSGLRFAYRPRLVAPEGTAEPYGYNLILHDAGIPESPILEANDADLSIVQNDYHAQGVAAEGHRGSAGILPEDDLSVGFGSPIEVPTHRLELFSTGDIRWLESLTFINVEASEDYSTEKTHEPGDSTVTWNSAPLGVGVGTEANPAGQRLGDEILLNPGVIAPSGDPVSYYGESFGTSAIVASTTLSKDGEVIETQETLGGLFAVPSGDGVFTADVTATRDLPWSVYGTEIDASWTFASDTVDGELPEGLPLLGVGFSGEVDELGQAPAGVEYPLGLHVNGLADDQPTELTLEVSYDDGATWTAVEVTSTEDGATALLTHPAEDGFVSLRASAADAAGNTVEQTMLRSYGITTG; encoded by the coding sequence ATGAGGCACAGAAAAGTACCCGCAGTGGTGTTAGGGCTGGCCTTGAGTTCCAGTCTTGCTGCGGGCGCGGTGCAGGCGGGGGCCGAGGAGACCACAGGTGAGAGGGGCACGGGCGCGAGCCCGATCGCGAATGCGGAGTCCGAGATCCTGACTTTGATTACCGGCGATCGACTTCGGGTTGCGAAGATGTCGGATGGTCGGCCGTCGGTCACGGTGCTGCCAGGTGCCGGTCGATCGAACGTTCCTTTCCATCGAATTTCTGAGGGTGATGCTCTTTCGGTCATTCCGGCTGATGCGTTCGGTCTGGTTCAGTCGGGTCGGTTGGACGAACGACTCTTCGATGTCACCGGTCTTCTCGAGCAGGGTTTCGGTGATGCGGGTCCGCTTCCGTTGATCGTGTCGTACGAGTCGGGTGTCGATCGTCCGCTTGCCGATCCGTTGTCTGCGGTGGGTGCGGAGGTCGTGCGGGAGTTGCCGAGTGTGGGCGGCGTGGTGGTGGAGACCGAGTCGGGTTCCGCTGCGGAGGTCTGGGAGGTGCTCGGTGCGGAGCAGACCACGTTCGCGGGCGGGGTTGACCGGGTGTGGTTGAACGGTCGGGCTGAGGTCTTCGACGAGGAGAGCAACGCGCAGATCGGTGCTCCGGAGGCGTGGGAGGCCGGTTACTCCGGTGCGGGTGCGACGGTGGCGGTGCTCGACAGTGGTTATGACGCCGAGCATCCGGACCTTCAAGGTGTGGTGGTCGAGGCGGAGGACTTCACCGGCAACCCTGACGGACCTCACGACGGCAACGGCCACGGCACGCATGTCGCCGCCACGGTCGCGGGCACCGGTGCGGCTTCTGACGGTGCGCACCGGGGTGTCGCCCCGGACGCGAGCCTCATCGTGGGCAAAGTCTGTGACGACTACGGCTACTGCACGGACGACGCCGTCATCGCGGGCATGGAGTGGGCGGCCGAACAGGGCGTCGCCGCCGCCAACCTCAGCCTCGGCAGCGGACCCAGCGACGGCACTGACCCGTTGTCGGTCGCGGTGAACACCCTCACCGAGCAGAGTGGCACGCTGTATGTGATCGCGGCGGGCAACTTCGGCGCCGAGGAGTCGGTGAGCTCGCCGGCTGCGGCTGATGCCGCGCTGGCCGTTGCCAGTGTCACCAAGACCGACGAGCTCAGCGATTTCTCCAGTCGGGGCCCGAGGTTCGGTGACAAGGCGATCAAGCCCGATATCGCCGCGCCCGGCTCGGACATCATCTCCGCCCGTGCGGGCGGCACGACCGATAACGATCCTTACACGTCGTTGAGCGGCACCTCGATGGCGTCTCCGCACGTCGCGGGTGCTGCCGCCGTGCTCGCCGCCCAACACCCCGAGTGGCAGGCCGACGAGTTGAAGGCCGCCCTGACGGGCTCCTCCGTTCCGTTGGACGGCATCGGCGTCACCGGACAAGGCTCCGGCAGGCTCGACCTCGCCGCTGCGGTGTCGGCCGAGGTCCTCGCCTCGCCCTCCTCACTCAGCCTGGGGGCGTTCCCGTACCCGCATGACCAGGAGCCGGCGACTCGGGAACTCACCTACACCAACACCGGAACCGAAGACGCCGTCTTCGACCTGACGTTCGACGCGGCGGGAGCCGACGGCACACCCGCGCCGGACGGGCTGTTCAGCCTGAGCGCCGAGCAGATCACCGTGCCCGCAGGCGGCGAGACCACCGTCGAGCTGACCGTAGACCCCTCGGCCAATGCACAGCTCGGCTTCCTCAGCGGCTCGGTCCTGGCCACCAGCACCGACGGCGACACCACGGTCTCAACGGCGGCGGGCGCCTTCCTCGAGCCCGAAAGCTACGACCTGTCCATCGAGGCCACGACCCAGTCCGGCACCCCGGCCGAGTTCCCCGCCATCGCCGCTGTCAACCGCGAGACCGGCGACAGCACCATGATCGATCCCGGCGCCGAGGGCAACATCACCGCCCGCCTCCCCGCAGGCCTCTACGACGTGATCGCCCACTTGGGCGAGTACGCCGAGGAGGACGGCGAGGTCATCGGCGGCTCGATGACCGCCGTGGCCGAACTGGGTATCGATCTCACCTCGGACACGTCCATCAGCCTCGACGGCACCCAGGCTGTCCCGGTGGTCGTGGAGACCGAGCGGGAGACCGTCACCGAGCGATCCGTCACTGAACTGTTCGTCGGACGAACCGGCATCGGCTCGATGGTCGGAGACGTGCAGGTCGACCAGTTCGCGGTGCCGAGCGGCGACCCCGGCGACAGCGGCCTGCGGTTCGCCTACCGCCCGAGGCTCGTCGCACCGGAGGGCACGGCCGAGCCATATGGCTACAACCTCATCCTGCACGATGCGGGAATTCCGGAGTCACCGATCCTCGAGGCGAACGATGCCGATCTGTCGATCGTGCAGAACGACTACCACGCGCAGGGCGTCGCGGCGGAAGGCCACCGGGGATCGGCAGGAATCCTGCCGGAGGACGACCTCAGTGTCGGATTCGGTTCTCCGATCGAGGTGCCCACCCATCGGCTTGAACTCTTCAGCACCGGCGACATCCGTTGGCTCGAGTCCCTCACGTTCATCAATGTCGAGGCGAGCGAGGACTACTCCACGGAGAAGACGCACGAGCCGGGGGACAGCACGGTGACGTGGAACAGCGCACCGCTGGGCGTCGGCGTGGGCACCGAGGCGAACCCCGCTGGGCAGCGGCTCGGCGACGAGATCCTCCTCAACCCTGGAGTCATCGCCCCCAGCGGTGATCCCGTCAGTTACTACGGGGAATCCTTCGGCACCTCCGCTATCGTCGCCTCCACCACGCTGTCGAAGGACGGCGAGGTCATCGAGACGCAGGAGACACTCGGCGGGCTGTTCGCGGTGCCCTCGGGCGACGGGGTGTTCACCGCGGACGTCACCGCGACTCGCGACCTGCCCTGGTCGGTGTACGGCACCGAGATCGACGCGTCGTGGACCTTCGCCTCCGACACCGTCGACGGCGAGCTGCCCGAAGGCCTGCCACTGCTGGGCGTCGGCTTCAGCGGCGAGGTCGACGAGCTCGGACAGGCACCCGCGGGCGTCGAGTATCCGCTGGGCCTGCACGTGAACGGCCTCGCGGACGACCAGCCGACCGAGCTGACCCTGGAGGTCTCCTACGACGACGGCGCCACCTGGACGGCCGTCGAGGTGACCTCGACCGAGGACGGCGCGACGGCGCTGCTCACCCACCCGGCCGAGGACGGCTTCGTCTCGCTGCGGGCGAGCGCGGCCGACGCGGCGGGCAACACCGTGGAGCAGACGATGCTGCGGTCCTACGGGATCACCACCGGCTGA
- a CDS encoding 4-(cytidine 5'-diphospho)-2-C-methyl-D-erythritol kinase, with the protein MLAVVPPPITVRAPAKVNLHLGVGDLRDDGYHDLVTVFQALSLTDEVTVAVAEEPGVEVHGEGADAVPTGPSNLVWRAVQALAQHVGRDPDEPRVRVVINKGIPVAGGMAGGSADAAATLVGLASLWRLDIGRDELADVAATIGSDVPFCLHGGNALGTGRGERLVPVLSRHSFHWVLALARRGLSTPTVFEEMDRLRSEGRPPRIGSVEPVLEALASGDPRQLALLLGNDLQAAAVSLRPTLRRTLRAGVNAGALAGVVSGSGPTCAFLCESAASAVQVAAELSGVGVCRTVRVAQGPVPGAKVVQREEQSRPTPPPVHA; encoded by the coding sequence GTGCTCGCAGTCGTGCCACCCCCGATAACGGTTCGCGCCCCGGCCAAGGTCAATCTGCACCTCGGCGTCGGCGACCTGCGTGACGACGGCTATCACGACCTGGTCACCGTGTTCCAGGCCCTGTCGTTGACCGACGAGGTCACCGTTGCCGTCGCCGAGGAGCCCGGCGTGGAGGTACACGGGGAGGGCGCCGACGCGGTACCCACCGGCCCCTCCAATCTGGTGTGGCGGGCGGTCCAGGCCCTCGCGCAGCACGTGGGGCGCGACCCGGACGAGCCGAGGGTTCGCGTGGTGATCAACAAGGGCATTCCAGTCGCGGGCGGCATGGCGGGCGGCAGTGCCGACGCGGCGGCCACCCTGGTCGGGCTTGCCTCACTCTGGCGGCTGGACATCGGCCGGGACGAACTCGCCGACGTGGCGGCGACCATCGGCAGCGACGTCCCGTTCTGCCTGCACGGCGGCAACGCCCTCGGCACCGGGCGTGGCGAACGACTGGTTCCGGTGCTGTCCCGACACTCCTTCCACTGGGTGCTGGCGCTGGCCAGGCGCGGCCTGTCGACACCGACGGTCTTCGAGGAGATGGACCGGCTGCGCAGCGAGGGGCGCCCGCCTCGGATCGGCAGCGTCGAACCCGTTCTGGAGGCGCTGGCCTCCGGCGACCCTCGACAGCTCGCCCTGCTGCTCGGCAACGACCTGCAGGCCGCCGCCGTCTCACTCCGGCCGACGCTGCGTCGCACGCTGCGGGCGGGCGTGAACGCGGGCGCGCTGGCAGGCGTCGTCTCCGGTTCCGGCCCGACCTGTGCCTTCCTCTGCGAGAGCGCGGCCTCGGCGGTGCAGGTCGCCGCCGAGCTGTCCGGGGTGGGCGTGTGCCGGACGGTCCGCGTGGCGCAGGGCCCCGTTCCCGGCGCGAAGGTCGTCCAGCGTGAGGAGCAGTCTCGGCCCACTCCACCGCCGGTGCACGCATGA